In a single window of the Pyrococcus sp. NA2 genome:
- the rnhB gene encoding ribonuclease HII: protein MRIGGVDEAGRGPVIGPLVIVAVVISEDMLSDLRSIGVRDSKQLTPEQRERIFDEIVNVLDDYSVVVVSPQEIDNRSSSLNLLEVEKFALALNSLNVKPSRIYVDSADVDEKRFASLIRAKLNYNAEVIAEHKADAKYEVVAAASILAKVIRDREIEKLKERYGDFGSGYPSDPRTRRWLEEYYKEYGEFPPIVRRSWDTVKRIEAKFGKSQLTLDRFL, encoded by the coding sequence ATGAGGATAGGAGGAGTCGATGAAGCTGGAAGGGGTCCAGTGATAGGACCCCTTGTAATAGTGGCCGTTGTGATCAGTGAAGACATGTTGTCAGATTTGAGAAGTATTGGAGTGAGGGATTCAAAGCAGCTAACTCCTGAGCAACGTGAGAGGATATTCGATGAGATAGTTAACGTTTTAGATGATTATAGTGTGGTTGTCGTATCTCCTCAGGAAATAGACAATAGAAGCTCTTCTCTAAATTTGTTGGAAGTTGAGAAGTTCGCTTTGGCATTGAATTCCCTTAATGTTAAGCCCTCACGGATATACGTTGACTCTGCCGATGTTGACGAAAAGAGATTTGCAAGCCTTATACGTGCCAAGTTGAACTACAATGCAGAGGTAATTGCTGAGCATAAGGCTGATGCGAAGTATGAAGTTGTAGCTGCAGCCTCCATCTTGGCAAAGGTCATTAGGGATAGAGAGATAGAGAAACTGAAGGAGAGATATGGAGACTTTGGCTCAGGTTATCCCAGCGATCCAAGAACAAGAAGATGGCTTGAGGAGTATTATAAGGAATATGGAGAGTTTCCTCCGATAGTCAGGAGGTCTTGGGATACTGTGAAGAGGATAGAGGCAAAGTTTGGGAAAAGTCAACTAACTCTTGACAGATTTCTTTGA
- a CDS encoding metal ABC transporter permease: MIEEYLLRALLAGLMVGTLLGMLSPLINLKGIAFLTHATFHALLFGAVLGMILGLIFAKLSLIFWMSLIVAIAIVIGIAEMEIRGYSSDTAVGTIAGIIAGLTVLGFGVLYKVMASKPYFALSESIVTYLTGEIFLITFTDLLFLVIGGAILFGIMLLFYRDFLYLSFDPEGLESHGGNVRFYLMLLYFLVGAIGGLIVKTVGLITLQVLAVLPGAIASTISRGIRELVAVSLLLTLVIQVVSIFLGYYFNIPPSGLATIFLGTIYGILTFRGKVV; this comes from the coding sequence ATGATAGAGGAATACCTACTGAGGGCCTTGTTGGCTGGTTTAATGGTTGGAACTTTGCTTGGCATGCTAAGTCCTCTCATAAATCTGAAGGGAATAGCATTTCTGACTCATGCAACTTTCCATGCCCTACTTTTTGGAGCTGTATTAGGAATGATTCTTGGGTTAATATTCGCGAAGCTTTCCTTGATTTTTTGGATGTCCCTAATTGTTGCCATAGCAATTGTCATTGGAATAGCTGAGATGGAGATAAGGGGTTACTCCTCGGATACAGCTGTCGGTACCATAGCAGGAATAATCGCCGGTTTAACAGTCCTTGGCTTTGGGGTTCTCTATAAGGTTATGGCCTCTAAGCCATACTTCGCGCTCTCGGAGAGCATAGTTACCTACCTAACAGGTGAAATATTTCTGATAACTTTTACTGACCTTCTCTTCCTTGTGATTGGTGGGGCAATACTCTTTGGTATCATGCTTCTCTTTTATAGAGACTTCTTGTATCTAAGCTTTGATCCTGAGGGTCTAGAGAGTCATGGTGGTAACGTTAGGTTTTATCTAATGCTCCTATACTTCCTTGTAGGTGCAATCGGAGGACTTATAGTAAAAACCGTTGGGCTGATAACTTTGCAGGTTCTTGCGGTGCTACCTGGGGCAATAGCTTCTACGATCTCAAGGGGAATTAGAGAGTTGGTTGCCGTTAGTTTGCTATTGACACTAGTGATTCAGGTAGTCTCAATATTCCTTGGGTATTACTTTAACATTCCACCTAGTGGATTGGCCACGATATTCCTTGGAACGATTTACGGAATCTTAACGTTTAGGGGGAAAGTAGTATGA
- a CDS encoding metal ABC transporter ATP-binding protein yields MEYVVEAENLTILYNGVKAVENLTFKLKSGETLLLLGPNGAGKTTLLKVLSGFHTEYEGVVRVFGKPPIEVRDKVVYVPQTFSLNSRVPLSVIEVVAMGALYKRGLAHFTISSEIIKRALKVLEFLGLRHLAEKPFRELSGGQKQRVIIARALMSNPELLLLDEPLSALDPKAKIEATSTLSKIKEEMNVTMVITTHDINPLAEIGDKVMLIDKRLIAFGTPEEVLRDDVIFRVYGPASKTVRVGERLYCIIGDVHLRWGR; encoded by the coding sequence ATGGAGTACGTTGTTGAGGCCGAGAATTTAACTATCCTGTACAATGGAGTCAAGGCAGTGGAGAATTTAACTTTTAAGTTAAAAAGTGGAGAAACCCTACTTTTGCTTGGCCCAAACGGCGCTGGAAAGACAACACTGTTGAAAGTCTTGTCTGGTTTCCATACAGAGTATGAGGGCGTTGTTAGGGTATTTGGCAAGCCCCCCATTGAGGTTAGGGATAAGGTTGTTTATGTTCCACAAACATTTTCTCTCAATTCTAGAGTTCCCCTTAGTGTTATAGAAGTTGTTGCAATGGGTGCACTCTACAAAAGAGGTTTGGCACACTTCACGATATCTAGTGAGATCATCAAGAGGGCCCTCAAGGTTCTTGAATTCTTGGGCTTGAGACACTTGGCTGAGAAACCCTTCAGGGAGCTTAGCGGTGGGCAGAAGCAGAGGGTCATAATAGCTAGAGCTCTGATGTCCAATCCAGAGTTATTACTCCTTGACGAGCCACTTTCGGCCTTAGATCCTAAGGCTAAGATTGAGGCAACCTCAACACTTTCAAAGATAAAAGAAGAGATGAACGTTACAATGGTGATAACGACCCATGACATAAATCCCCTCGCCGAAATAGGAGACAAAGTCATGCTGATAGATAAAAGGCTAATAGCCTTTGGAACGCCAGAAGAAGTCTTGAGGGATGATGTAATATTCAGGGTCTATGGTCCAGCTTCAAAGACAGTTCGCGTTGGAGAGAGGCTCTATTGCATAATCGGAGATGTTCACCTGAGGTGGGGAAGATGA
- the glyA gene encoding serine hydroxymethyltransferase translates to MSYKEYRDKVLHFIEEHEKWRSHTINLIASENITSPSVNRAVASGFMHKYAEGWPRQRYYQGCKYVDEVELIGVELFTKLFKSDYADLRPISGTNANQAVFFGLGQPGDKVIVLHTSHGGHISHMPFGAAGMRGLEVHTWPFDNESFNIDVDKAEKMIRELEPKIVVFGGSLFPFPHPVKELAPVAKEVGAFVVYDAAHVLGLIAGGEFQDPLREGADIMTASTHKTFPGPQGGVILYKKFADDETIAKLQWAIFPGVVSNHHLHHMAGKVITAAEMLEYGEAYAKQIVKNAKALAEALAEEGFKVIGEDQGYTKSHQVIVDVSDLHPAGGGWAAPLLEEAGIILNKNLLPWDPLEKVNEPSGLRIGVQEMTRVGMMEDEMKEIAHFIRRVLIDKEDPKKVRKDVYYFRLEYQKVYYSFDYGLPMKE, encoded by the coding sequence ATGAGCTACAAGGAGTATAGGGACAAGGTGTTGCACTTTATTGAGGAACATGAGAAGTGGAGGAGCCATACAATAAACCTTATTGCAAGTGAAAACATAACGTCCCCAAGTGTAAATAGAGCAGTAGCCTCAGGTTTTATGCACAAGTACGCTGAGGGTTGGCCAAGGCAGAGGTACTACCAAGGATGTAAGTACGTCGATGAAGTTGAACTCATTGGAGTTGAACTCTTCACGAAGCTATTCAAGAGCGACTATGCAGACTTAAGACCAATCTCTGGAACTAACGCTAACCAGGCCGTATTCTTCGGATTAGGACAGCCGGGTGACAAGGTGATAGTCCTTCACACGAGCCATGGAGGACACATAAGCCACATGCCCTTCGGTGCTGCAGGTATGAGAGGATTGGAAGTACACACATGGCCATTCGATAACGAGTCATTCAACATAGATGTTGACAAAGCTGAAAAGATGATAAGAGAGCTCGAACCAAAGATAGTCGTCTTCGGAGGTTCACTGTTCCCATTCCCACACCCAGTTAAGGAGCTCGCCCCAGTCGCTAAGGAGGTTGGGGCATTCGTGGTTTACGATGCAGCTCACGTCCTCGGTCTAATAGCTGGAGGAGAGTTCCAAGACCCACTCAGAGAGGGAGCCGACATAATGACGGCTTCAACTCACAAGACATTCCCAGGACCACAGGGTGGAGTGATCCTCTACAAGAAGTTTGCAGATGATGAGACGATAGCGAAGCTACAGTGGGCAATCTTCCCAGGAGTTGTCAGTAACCACCACCTACACCACATGGCTGGAAAGGTCATTACAGCTGCTGAAATGCTCGAGTACGGTGAAGCCTATGCAAAGCAAATAGTTAAGAACGCAAAGGCCCTGGCGGAGGCTCTAGCTGAAGAAGGATTCAAGGTCATTGGAGAGGATCAGGGATACACCAAGAGCCACCAGGTTATTGTTGATGTAAGTGACCTACACCCAGCTGGAGGAGGATGGGCCGCACCGCTCCTCGAGGAGGCAGGAATAATACTTAACAAGAACTTGCTTCCATGGGATCCACTTGAGAAGGTCAACGAGCCAAGCGGACTAAGAATCGGAGTCCAGGAGATGACGAGGGTTGGAATGATGGAGGATGAAATGAAGGAGATAGCCCACTTCATAAGAAGGGTACTCATCGACAAGGAGGATCCAAAGAAGGTAAGAAAGGACGTCTACTACTTCAGGCTCGAGTACCAGAAGGTTTACTACTCCTTCGATTATGGTCTTCCAATGAAGGAGTGA
- the ribH gene encoding 6,7-dimethyl-8-ribityllumazine synthase, with the protein MIYEGEYRGEGLKIAIVVSRFNDLLTKQLLEGALDCLKRHGVTDIDIFKVPGAFEIPFVVKEIAKEESYDAILALGAIVRGETYHFELVANEVARGIGQINLSHGTPVIFGIIAVDDEIQALDRSGIKANKGFEYALAALEMANLNKKLKERGVTPSLEDHNRRSSKPSGTRA; encoded by the coding sequence ATGATCTACGAGGGAGAGTATAGGGGAGAAGGATTGAAAATAGCTATAGTTGTGAGCAGGTTCAACGATCTATTGACGAAGCAACTACTTGAAGGAGCCCTTGACTGCTTAAAGAGGCATGGGGTTACAGATATTGACATATTCAAGGTTCCAGGGGCCTTTGAAATTCCATTTGTAGTTAAGGAGATAGCTAAAGAGGAGTCATATGATGCAATACTCGCCCTTGGAGCCATAGTCAGAGGTGAGACATATCATTTTGAATTGGTCGCGAATGAGGTTGCAAGGGGAATAGGTCAGATAAACTTGAGTCATGGCACTCCAGTTATCTTTGGGATAATAGCCGTCGATGATGAAATTCAGGCTCTGGATAGATCTGGAATAAAGGCAAACAAGGGATTTGAATATGCACTTGCAGCTTTGGAGATGGCAAATTTAAATAAAAAGCTAAAAGAGAGGGGTGTCACTCCTTCATTGGAAGACCATAATCGAAGGAGTAGTAAACCTTCTGGTACTCGAGCCTGA
- a CDS encoding bifunctional 3,4-dihydroxy-2-butanone-4-phosphate synthase/GTP cyclohydrolase II: MDANALRKAILNGRPIVLVDERREKEADLVYPAELATSEVVNFMLEAKGMLCLAMDEEEALKRGFFRLPSKNSETNFLISVDYKDTKTGISADERALTARKIAEGLGIEHFRYPGHLHVLGGIGLNRRKGHTEASLELMELLGFKRYALIIEILDRMGSSHNLEFVREFAEDHELPIVTIRDVWKETVKRKSFLKIYAKAKLPSKYGDFEVISFENELDFKDHLVLIKRPMGNVPLVRVHSECLTGDVFSSLRCDCGGQLENSLKLIGQEGGVLIYLRQEGRGIGLKDKIRAYALQEEGYDTVEANRILGFNDDERDFSVAYQILKALGISKVRLLTNNPRKVEALKELGIDVVETIRIFGDLTEHNKSYLLTKMMKLGHELEELLGGGCDDLRGRV, translated from the coding sequence ATGGATGCAAATGCTTTAAGGAAAGCCATTCTTAATGGAAGGCCAATTGTCCTCGTTGATGAGAGAAGAGAGAAAGAGGCTGATTTAGTGTATCCAGCGGAGTTGGCTACCTCAGAAGTTGTCAACTTCATGCTGGAAGCCAAGGGCATGCTATGCTTGGCAATGGATGAGGAGGAGGCCCTTAAGAGGGGATTCTTTAGATTGCCCTCCAAGAACAGTGAGACGAACTTCTTGATAAGTGTCGATTACAAGGACACAAAAACTGGTATATCAGCCGATGAAAGGGCACTAACTGCTAGAAAAATTGCCGAAGGTCTTGGGATAGAACACTTCAGATATCCGGGTCATCTTCATGTCCTTGGAGGAATAGGTTTAAATAGGAGGAAAGGGCACACGGAGGCTTCTCTTGAACTCATGGAACTTTTGGGGTTCAAAAGATATGCCTTAATAATCGAGATACTTGACAGGATGGGTTCCTCACATAATCTAGAGTTCGTCAGAGAATTTGCAGAGGATCATGAACTTCCAATTGTCACGATAAGGGATGTTTGGAAAGAAACCGTTAAACGGAAGAGCTTTTTGAAGATCTACGCAAAGGCAAAGTTACCATCAAAGTATGGGGACTTCGAGGTCATATCTTTTGAAAATGAGTTGGATTTCAAGGATCACTTAGTTCTCATAAAGAGACCGATGGGAAATGTCCCCCTTGTCAGAGTGCACTCTGAGTGCTTAACAGGTGACGTGTTCTCCTCGTTGAGATGCGATTGTGGAGGTCAGCTTGAAAACTCGCTGAAGCTTATTGGACAGGAGGGAGGTGTATTGATATACCTGAGGCAGGAGGGTAGGGGGATTGGATTGAAAGATAAGATAAGGGCATATGCCTTGCAAGAGGAGGGATATGACACCGTTGAGGCTAACAGAATCCTCGGATTTAATGACGATGAGAGGGACTTCAGCGTTGCATACCAAATTTTGAAGGCCTTAGGGATATCAAAAGTTAGACTCCTAACTAACAATCCAAGGAAAGTGGAAGCACTTAAGGAACTTGGAATTGATGTCGTTGAGACAATCAGGATTTTTGGTGATCTCACCGAGCATAATAAGAGTTACCTCCTCACGAAGATGATGAAGCTTGGGCATGAACTAGAGGAGCTTCTTGGAGGTGGTTGTGATGATCTACGAGGGAGAGTATAG
- a CDS encoding riboflavin synthase, whose protein sequence is MFSGIIEKVARAYCSGRRLYVENVISVNVGDSVSVNGVCLTVVDIGRYITFELGEETLKKTNLRESRFVNLERALKVGDRINGHLVTGHVDGVIRVRKIVKRGNTYWIAFEIPKNEFGIVEKGSIALNGISLTIAKVENEVFWVQVVPYTWENTNFRFLKVGDKVNYEIDLVAKYIKALGDFYGCKCFKESHS, encoded by the coding sequence ATGTTCTCGGGAATAATTGAGAAAGTTGCTAGAGCATACTGCAGCGGAAGGAGACTTTACGTTGAAAATGTCATTAGTGTCAATGTGGGAGACAGCGTTTCAGTGAATGGTGTGTGCTTAACGGTCGTCGATATCGGAAGGTACATAACCTTTGAGCTGGGAGAAGAGACACTCAAGAAAACGAACCTTCGTGAGTCTAGATTCGTTAACCTTGAGAGGGCATTGAAAGTTGGAGATAGGATCAATGGGCACTTAGTCACTGGACACGTTGATGGGGTAATCAGGGTTAGAAAGATCGTTAAAAGAGGAAACACCTACTGGATCGCTTTTGAAATTCCGAAGAATGAATTTGGTATAGTCGAGAAAGGTAGCATTGCTTTAAATGGGATTAGCTTGACGATAGCCAAAGTTGAGAATGAAGTATTCTGGGTTCAGGTGGTTCCATACACGTGGGAGAACACGAATTTCAGATTCCTCAAGGTTGGTGATAAGGTAAATTATGAAATAGACCTGGTGGCCAAGTACATAAAGGCCCTCGGTGATTTCTATGGATGCAAATGCTTTAAGGAAAGCCATTCTTAA
- the ribD gene encoding bifunctional diaminohydroxyphosphoribosylaminopyrimidine deaminase/5-amino-6-(5-phosphoribosylamino)uracil reductase RibD: MKEDEKYMKLALELARLGEGRVNPNPMVGAVIVKNGKVIGKGHHEYFGGKHAEVNAIEDAKRNGYSVRGATMYVTLEPCAHWGKQPPCVDRIIKEGISRVVVATLDPNPMVNGEGVKRLMEAGIEVEVGILKEEAEKLNEIYFKYIKTSMPFVAIKLALTLDGFIATKSFSSKWITNEKARLKVQEIRRRFMAIMVGANTVTIDNPRLNCRVNGCRDKVKVILDRHGTTANRKDLNVFKEGKVIVFTESDKSWDNAKVIKETSPKRILEILGKMGIDSVLIEGGRIACQFLPFADKLYLFYGNKLIGNGISPFECLEVDDVNLALKVELLNIETFGDSYLVEARPCSRE; encoded by the coding sequence ATGAAGGAAGATGAAAAGTACATGAAGCTTGCATTGGAGCTTGCAAGACTTGGAGAGGGAAGAGTAAATCCAAATCCAATGGTTGGCGCCGTCATAGTTAAAAATGGGAAAGTAATAGGCAAAGGACATCATGAATATTTCGGAGGAAAGCATGCAGAAGTTAACGCAATAGAAGATGCGAAACGAAATGGATATTCTGTTAGAGGAGCAACGATGTACGTTACTTTGGAACCATGCGCTCACTGGGGAAAGCAACCACCCTGTGTTGATAGGATAATCAAAGAAGGCATATCAAGGGTTGTGGTAGCAACCCTCGATCCTAACCCTATGGTGAATGGCGAGGGAGTTAAAAGGTTAATGGAAGCTGGAATTGAAGTTGAAGTTGGAATTCTGAAAGAAGAAGCCGAAAAGCTAAACGAGATATACTTCAAATACATTAAGACGAGCATGCCTTTTGTGGCAATAAAGCTCGCTCTAACATTGGATGGATTCATAGCAACGAAGTCATTCTCCTCAAAATGGATCACCAATGAAAAGGCCAGATTGAAGGTTCAGGAAATTAGAAGGAGGTTCATGGCAATCATGGTGGGAGCAAATACAGTAACCATAGATAATCCAAGGCTCAACTGTAGAGTTAATGGGTGTAGAGATAAAGTTAAGGTGATCCTGGACAGGCATGGAACAACTGCCAATAGAAAAGATCTGAACGTATTCAAGGAAGGAAAGGTAATCGTATTCACTGAGAGTGATAAATCTTGGGACAACGCCAAGGTCATAAAGGAAACATCCCCTAAGAGGATCCTTGAAATATTGGGAAAGATGGGTATTGATAGTGTTCTTATAGAAGGTGGGAGAATAGCATGTCAATTCTTACCATTCGCGGATAAACTTTACCTGTTCTACGGAAACAAGCTGATTGGAAATGGGATATCGCCATTCGAGTGTTTAGAAGTTGACGATGTTAATCTAGCACTGAAAGTTGAACTCCTCAACATTGAAACTTTCGGTGACAGCTATCTCGTGGAGGCCAGGCCATGTTCTCGGGAATAA
- a CDS encoding TIGR02253 family HAD-type hydrolase, protein MIKVVFFDLDDTIVDTSKLAEIARRNAIENMIRHGLPVDFDTAYSELMELIKEYGSNFPYHFDYLLRRLDLPYNPKWVSAGVIAYHNTKFAYLREVPGARKTLIKLRELGYRLGIITDGNPVKQWEKILRLELDDFFEHVIISDFEGVKKPHPKIFRKALHAFNVKPEEAVMVGDRLYSDIYGAKRVGMKTVWFRYGKYSNEELEYREYADYEIERLEDLVEVLTRENSSNKEVHPSR, encoded by the coding sequence ATGATTAAGGTAGTATTCTTTGACTTGGATGACACCATAGTCGATACTAGTAAGCTAGCTGAAATAGCTAGAAGGAATGCCATAGAGAATATGATAAGGCATGGCTTGCCAGTTGATTTTGATACCGCATATTCCGAGCTAATGGAACTAATTAAAGAATACGGAAGTAACTTTCCATACCACTTTGATTACTTGCTAAGAAGGTTGGATCTCCCTTACAACCCAAAGTGGGTGTCTGCTGGGGTTATAGCTTACCATAATACAAAGTTCGCTTATCTTAGAGAAGTTCCTGGGGCCAGGAAGACCTTAATTAAGTTAAGGGAGCTTGGATATAGATTAGGAATAATAACCGATGGCAACCCAGTTAAGCAGTGGGAGAAGATATTAAGGTTAGAGCTAGATGACTTCTTTGAGCACGTAATAATTTCCGACTTTGAAGGTGTCAAGAAGCCCCATCCAAAGATATTTAGAAAGGCCCTGCACGCCTTTAATGTGAAGCCAGAGGAAGCAGTTATGGTTGGAGACAGGTTGTATTCAGATATTTATGGAGCAAAGAGAGTCGGCATGAAGACCGTGTGGTTTAGATACGGAAAATATTCTAACGAAGAACTCGAATATAGGGAGTACGCTGATTATGAGATTGAAAGGCTAGAAGATCTTGTGGAGGTGCTAACTCGTGAAAACAGTTCAAATAAGGAGGTTCATCCTTCTAGATAA
- a CDS encoding ASCH domain-containing protein: MKTVQIRRFILLDNKYKSKIIKGEKVTTIRFGKYEAKPGSEVYIVITPSDTAIAKAIIKDIRTKKVKELNNEDARLDGFSDVKELVRELSKIYGDLYGEDEVTIIEFENVRPLKEGIPLKLLKGLNYRDPYEIARLALENLELTEDVKVILHKINEEGLREAAKRFGPKRVQQALLKAYHSLYERGII, from the coding sequence GTGAAAACAGTTCAAATAAGGAGGTTCATCCTTCTAGATAATAAATACAAGTCAAAGATAATAAAGGGAGAGAAAGTGACCACCATTAGATTCGGGAAATATGAGGCCAAACCAGGTAGTGAGGTCTATATAGTTATAACGCCAAGTGATACGGCGATAGCGAAGGCCATTATAAAGGACATCAGGACTAAGAAGGTCAAAGAGTTGAACAACGAGGATGCAAGGCTCGATGGCTTCTCAGATGTTAAGGAACTTGTGAGGGAATTATCGAAGATTTATGGAGACCTTTACGGGGAAGATGAAGTTACGATAATAGAATTTGAAAATGTAAGGCCTCTAAAAGAGGGAATACCCCTAAAGCTACTCAAAGGACTTAATTACAGAGATCCTTACGAGATTGCAAGGCTTGCCCTAGAGAACCTAGAGTTGACGGAGGATGTCAAGGTTATACTCCACAAGATAAACGAGGAAGGGTTAAGGGAAGCGGCTAAAAGATTCGGACCAAAGAGAGTTCAGCAAGCACTGTTAAAGGCATATCATTCCCTGTATGAGAGGGGCATCATATGA
- a CDS encoding phosphatase PAP2 family protein, translated as MRKLVILGITSFTIGVLEGIGAFNGINTIVNEYAPQGNYIVSALTKLGDTSVVLIIITLTILLKARREKIDIVRPYLSFFLVLATVGVLKVAYGIPRPSSYGSGIASYAFPSGHAAKTSMLANYLGDLWPRFKLVFYIIPLIVGATRILLHVHWFSDVLFGVFYGAFIDEAVKEVIKRWVSSRSYYSH; from the coding sequence ATGAGAAAGCTTGTTATTCTTGGAATTACCTCCTTCACAATAGGAGTACTTGAAGGAATTGGGGCATTTAATGGCATAAATACAATTGTAAACGAATATGCACCCCAGGGAAATTACATAGTTTCAGCATTAACTAAGCTCGGAGATACCAGTGTAGTCTTAATTATAATAACACTAACAATCCTACTTAAAGCTAGAAGAGAGAAGATCGACATTGTAAGACCCTATCTATCCTTTTTCCTGGTCTTGGCAACTGTTGGTGTATTAAAAGTTGCCTATGGAATACCTAGGCCAAGTTCATACGGAAGTGGAATAGCTTCCTACGCTTTTCCCTCCGGACATGCTGCAAAAACTTCTATGCTTGCCAATTATTTGGGGGATCTTTGGCCGAGGTTTAAGCTAGTTTTCTACATAATTCCACTGATAGTTGGAGCTACGAGAATACTACTTCATGTCCATTGGTTTAGCGATGTCCTCTTTGGCGTATTTTATGGGGCATTCATAGATGAGGCCGTGAAAGAGGTGATTAAAAGATGGGTTTCCTCGAGATCCTATTACTCTCACTGA
- a CDS encoding COG2426 family protein, with amino-acid sequence MGFLEILLLSLIPTLEGRYAIIYGLARGYPLHEALLASVLGVFILSIILPKILPFIDVIVAKLEGSKLNSLARLYLIYVNRARRKAKPYVEKWGFIGLMIFVAIPLPGTGVWTGAIASYILGIREKTAIPALLLGGLVSIVLTMLPTIGYLKI; translated from the coding sequence ATGGGTTTCCTCGAGATCCTATTACTCTCACTGATACCAACGTTAGAGGGGAGATATGCAATAATTTATGGACTTGCAAGGGGATATCCCCTTCATGAGGCATTACTAGCCTCAGTATTAGGAGTTTTCATTCTCTCAATTATCCTACCAAAGATTCTACCTTTCATAGATGTTATAGTGGCCAAACTAGAGGGAAGTAAGCTTAATTCCTTGGCAAGACTGTATTTGATCTACGTCAACAGGGCAAGGAGAAAGGCCAAACCATACGTTGAAAAATGGGGGTTTATAGGATTGATGATCTTCGTTGCGATACCACTCCCTGGAACAGGCGTATGGACGGGAGCTATAGCTTCATACATTCTTGGAATAAGAGAGAAAACGGCAATTCCAGCCTTGTTGTTAGGAGGATTGGTCAGTATAGTATTAACGATGCTACCCACGATCGGATATCTAAAAATTTGA
- a CDS encoding ABC transporter substrate-binding protein, whose protein sequence is MKKIALPLFLALIVLVSGCIGSQAITPTTTTTLGSSTTSTSSSPSTLTYTETYTKTITETVTKAPTHYPLTIVDSLGRKVTITKEPQRIVSLAPSITETLYFIGALDKVVGVTKFDDFPPGVKEGRTVIGGFSNPNIEVIASLKPDLIIGTSMHVKYLDKLEEIAPVIIVDPKNIDEIYEWIIKLGKVVNKEKEAEGVVNYMKAIVEDVKAKTSNLTRPRVFYLVGYWNGYWTAGNGTFIDSLIYLAGGENIFHDVSGWKTVSAEDIVARDPEVIIYSAHAGISLEDLCKSPLAKTTAFKTGRVYMISDDNLISRPGPRIVLGLEELAYFIHPEAFNYAYQPKTCALASS, encoded by the coding sequence ATGAAGAAAATCGCTCTTCCGCTTTTCCTGGCTTTAATTGTCCTTGTTAGTGGTTGCATTGGCTCTCAAGCGATAACTCCAACAACCACAACAACTCTTGGTTCGAGCACCACTTCAACTTCCTCATCACCATCAACCCTTACCTACACTGAGACCTATACAAAGACCATCACGGAAACTGTCACAAAGGCTCCAACTCATTATCCTCTGACGATCGTTGATTCTTTGGGTAGGAAAGTTACGATAACCAAGGAGCCTCAAAGGATAGTTTCACTAGCTCCAAGCATAACAGAAACCCTGTATTTCATTGGAGCCTTAGACAAAGTCGTTGGAGTTACAAAGTTTGACGACTTCCCTCCAGGGGTTAAGGAAGGTAGAACAGTAATAGGAGGATTCTCCAATCCAAACATAGAGGTCATAGCTAGCCTTAAGCCCGACTTAATAATAGGGACGAGCATGCATGTAAAGTATCTTGACAAGTTGGAGGAGATTGCTCCGGTCATAATAGTGGATCCAAAGAACATAGATGAAATCTATGAGTGGATAATAAAGCTAGGAAAGGTTGTTAATAAGGAAAAAGAAGCTGAAGGCGTTGTGAATTACATGAAGGCAATAGTTGAAGACGTAAAAGCAAAGACGAGTAACCTCACAAGACCAAGGGTTTTCTACCTGGTTGGTTACTGGAATGGATATTGGACTGCTGGAAACGGAACATTCATAGACAGCCTAATTTACCTGGCGGGAGGAGAAAATATATTCCATGATGTCAGTGGGTGGAAGACTGTTAGTGCTGAGGACATAGTTGCTAGAGATCCTGAAGTGATAATATACTCGGCTCATGCTGGAATATCTTTGGAGGACTTATGCAAGAGTCCCCTGGCAAAGACTACCGCCTTTAAGACTGGTAGGGTTTACATGATAAGTGATGACAACTTAATCTCAAGACCAGGACCAAGGATAGTGCTCGGCTTAGAGGAACTAGCTTACTTCATTCATCCTGAAGCGTTTAACTATGCTTATCAGCCAAAGACTTGTGCCCTCGCCTCTTCCTGA